From Solidesulfovibrio carbinoliphilus subsp. oakridgensis, the proteins below share one genomic window:
- a CDS encoding alpha/beta fold hydrolase, translating to MAMLTTKDGTQLYYNDWGTGQPVVFSHGWPLCADAFEDQMFFLAQNGYRVIAHDRRGHGRSSQPWRGNDLDTYADDLAELVDALDLGNAVHIGHSTGGGEVVRYIGRHGTGRVSKIVLIGAIPPLMLQTPANPGGLPLSVFDAIRDGVLADRSQFFKDLSLPFYGYNRPGATVSQGVRDSFWLQGMMAGFPACYDCIQAFSETDLTEDLKKIDVPTLFLHGDDDQIVPIDASARMAVKLVTDARLKEYPGGPHGICTTRKNEVNADILAFLKPQ from the coding sequence ATGGCCATGCTCACCACCAAGGACGGCACACAGCTCTATTACAACGACTGGGGCACGGGCCAGCCCGTCGTGTTCAGCCACGGCTGGCCCCTTTGCGCCGACGCCTTCGAGGACCAGATGTTTTTCCTGGCCCAAAACGGCTACCGGGTCATCGCCCACGACCGCCGGGGCCACGGCCGCTCCAGCCAGCCCTGGCGCGGCAACGACCTGGACACCTATGCCGACGACCTGGCCGAACTGGTCGATGCCCTGGATCTCGGCAACGCCGTGCACATCGGCCACTCCACCGGCGGCGGCGAGGTGGTGCGCTACATCGGCCGCCACGGCACGGGCCGGGTGTCCAAGATCGTGCTGATCGGGGCCATCCCGCCGCTCATGCTCCAGACGCCGGCCAATCCGGGCGGTTTGCCGCTCTCGGTTTTCGACGCCATCCGCGACGGCGTGCTGGCCGACCGGTCCCAGTTCTTCAAGGACCTGAGCCTGCCCTTCTACGGCTACAACCGGCCCGGCGCCACGGTCTCGCAAGGCGTGCGCGACAGCTTCTGGCTCCAGGGCATGATGGCCGGCTTCCCGGCCTGCTATGACTGCATCCAGGCCTTCTCGGAAACCGACCTGACCGAGGATCTCAAAAAGATCGATGTGCCGACGCTCTTTCTGCACGGCGACGACGACCAGATCGTGCCCATCGACGCCTCGGCCCGGATGGCGGTCAAGCTGGTTACGGACGCGCGGCTCAAGGAATATCCGGGCGGCCCCCACGGCATCTGCACGACCCGGAAAAACGAAGTCAACGCCGATATCCTGGCGTTTTTGAAGCCGCAGTAG